One genomic segment of Bradyrhizobium diazoefficiens includes these proteins:
- a CDS encoding Lrp/AsnC family transcriptional regulator, which produces MAGAPRLDRIDINILAQLQENGRLTNVDLAEAVGLSASPCLARLRRLEDAGYIISYNARIHLPKLIEHITVFTEVTLNDHRREDFIKFETAIRRYDALQECHLVSGGYDYLLKFVIRSVAKYQEMMERITERNIGVEKYFSYIVIKTIHDRGSVPVKSLMEH; this is translated from the coding sequence ATGGCTGGAGCACCAAGGCTAGATCGGATCGACATCAACATCCTTGCGCAGCTCCAGGAAAACGGTCGGCTGACCAATGTCGACCTCGCGGAGGCCGTGGGCTTGTCAGCAAGCCCATGCCTTGCCCGCTTGAGGCGGCTGGAGGATGCGGGCTACATCATTAGTTACAACGCTCGGATTCATCTTCCGAAGCTCATCGAACATATCACCGTCTTCACGGAGGTGACCCTCAACGATCATCGCCGCGAGGACTTTATCAAGTTCGAAACAGCAATCCGCCGGTACGATGCGCTCCAGGAATGCCACCTCGTTAGTGGAGGCTATGACTATCTGCTGAAGTTCGTCATACGGAGCGTGGCAAAGTATCAGGAAATGATGGAACGCATTACCGAACGAAATATCGGTGTGGAGAAATACTTCAGCTACATCGTAATAAAGACGATTCACGATCGCGGCAGCGTACCCGTCAAGTCGCTCATGGAGCATTAG